In Bifidobacterium sp. ESL0745, one DNA window encodes the following:
- a CDS encoding extracellular solute-binding protein, with protein MKKKFLAAVTITLSAAMMLGACGSSGNKSADSNKNEPLTIWVMNGDFSDDVMNAINEKFTKETGVKVKAQTQQWANITTKVTTALSTSTPPDVIDMGDTQVLGFAASGGLMDLSGHKKEFDNSSSWLSGLEKPATSKGKLYGVPAFGAARAVIYNKKIWADAGITETPKTYAEFTGDLDKIAAKHASDPDFIPFYRPGQDWYCMLQFLWDAGGDLATQSGSTWKGDLTSKESLQGLQDWKDFQNKYSSKASRTVDTVNPQQNDFLAQGKTAALFSNSATISSVPKINPAMTEDQFGTFPMPGKSGKNQPSLVAGSDWAVAAKSKRQDLALKWIKIATSNDIEQNHIFAHDGWLPNSQKGLDEVLKSSSMKEVNKGFFEAAKRMQSTPASPEWTTIEGDNSVAEFSKNVVTGNSSVEDAAKTFNQHIEQVLNKK; from the coding sequence ATGAAGAAAAAGTTTTTGGCGGCAGTCACCATTACATTATCAGCTGCGATGATGCTGGGCGCCTGTGGCAGCTCAGGCAACAAGTCCGCCGATTCAAATAAAAATGAGCCTTTGACCATTTGGGTCATGAACGGTGATTTTTCGGATGATGTCATGAATGCAATCAATGAAAAATTCACCAAGGAGACCGGTGTCAAGGTCAAGGCCCAGACGCAGCAGTGGGCCAACATCACCACGAAGGTCACCACCGCACTGTCGACTTCCACACCGCCCGATGTCATCGACATGGGCGATACCCAGGTTCTTGGATTCGCCGCCAGCGGCGGTCTGATGGACCTGAGCGGACACAAGAAGGAATTTGACAACAGCAGCTCCTGGCTCAGCGGCCTGGAGAAGCCCGCTACTTCCAAGGGCAAGCTGTATGGCGTTCCTGCATTCGGCGCTGCGCGTGCAGTGATCTACAACAAGAAGATCTGGGCCGATGCCGGCATCACCGAGACCCCGAAGACCTATGCGGAGTTCACGGGCGATTTGGACAAGATCGCGGCCAAGCACGCCTCCGATCCTGATTTCATCCCCTTCTATCGTCCAGGCCAGGACTGGTATTGCATGCTTCAGTTCCTTTGGGATGCCGGCGGTGATCTGGCAACGCAGAGCGGCAGCACTTGGAAGGGCGATCTGACGAGCAAGGAGTCCCTGCAAGGATTGCAGGACTGGAAGGACTTCCAGAACAAGTACTCCAGCAAGGCATCTCGTACCGTTGATACGGTAAATCCGCAGCAGAACGATTTCCTGGCTCAAGGCAAGACCGCTGCATTGTTCAGCAACAGCGCCACCATCTCTTCTGTGCCCAAGATCAACCCGGCAATGACGGAAGACCAGTTCGGTACGTTCCCGATGCCCGGCAAGAGTGGAAAGAACCAGCCCAGTTTGGTCGCCGGTTCCGATTGGGCCGTTGCCGCCAAGAGCAAGCGTCAGGATCTGGCTCTGAAGTGGATCAAGATCGCGACCAGCAACGACATCGAACAAAACCACATCTTCGCGCATGACGGCTGGCTGCCGAACTCCCAGAAGGGCCTCGATGAGGTGTTGAAGTCCAGCTCGATGAAGGAAGTCAACAAGGGCTTCTTCGAAGCCGCCAAAAGGATGCAGTCCACTCCTGCTTCTCCTGAATGGACCACCATTGAAGGAGACAATTCGGTGGCTGAGTTCTCCAAGAACGTCGTAACCGGCAACTCCAGCGTGGAGGATGCGGCGAAGACCTTCAACCAGCACATCGAACAGGTGCTCAACAAGAAGTAA